In the genome of Halostella limicola, one region contains:
- a CDS encoding DUF308 domain-containing protein has translation MEDGGNERAGADRAGPNEAYCTSCGAVVNAKAVICPECGVEQGPNAGSDGDSEFQQRLVDEQLRGWEVQDRYRDSVVLVKRSPGSLGMHALVFFLTIWWTGGLGNALYAAYKYFVDVDRKVIRRDADSASDLSVADEIHCRSCGEQINARADICPHCGVRTVTTGETDRSRVDETLSPADIEDSSDTDVVSWILGVLLTIGGIGAATSAGIGSILTGIFMLALGLYLIPPIRERVRSTYPPSAFGRHQRVEETVLRGGERPCSICFDPVEEGVEREYHDEFVLFGVPVYTYESGTNEYCRDCVSGRAVDAGVGDLSDATTASDGERAVEFETE, from the coding sequence ATGGAAGACGGCGGGAACGAACGGGCCGGCGCCGACCGGGCCGGACCGAACGAGGCGTACTGCACCAGCTGCGGCGCCGTCGTGAACGCGAAGGCCGTCATCTGCCCCGAGTGCGGCGTCGAACAGGGGCCGAACGCCGGGAGCGACGGCGACTCCGAGTTCCAGCAGCGCCTCGTCGACGAGCAACTGCGCGGCTGGGAGGTGCAGGACCGCTACCGCGACAGCGTGGTGCTCGTCAAGCGGTCCCCCGGCAGCCTCGGGATGCACGCGCTCGTGTTTTTCCTCACGATCTGGTGGACCGGCGGCCTCGGCAACGCCCTCTACGCGGCCTACAAGTACTTCGTCGACGTCGACAGGAAGGTGATCCGCCGCGACGCGGACTCGGCGAGCGACCTCTCGGTCGCCGACGAGATCCACTGTCGCTCCTGCGGCGAGCAGATAAACGCGAGGGCGGACATCTGCCCGCACTGCGGCGTCCGCACCGTCACCACGGGCGAGACCGACCGGAGCCGAGTCGACGAGACGCTGTCGCCCGCCGACATCGAGGACTCGTCGGACACCGACGTCGTCTCCTGGATCCTGGGCGTACTGCTCACGATCGGCGGGATCGGCGCGGCGACCAGCGCAGGGATCGGTTCGATCCTCACTGGCATCTTCATGCTCGCCCTCGGTCTCTATCTCATCCCGCCGATCCGCGAGCGGGTCCGGAGCACCTACCCCCCGTCCGCGTTCGGTCGTCACCAGCGGGTCGAGGAGACCGTCCTCCGCGGCGGCGAGCGTCCCTGCTCCATCTGTTTCGACCCCGTCGAGGAAGGCGTCGAGCGGGAGTACCACGACGAGTTCGTCCTCTTCGGCGTCCCCGTGTACACCTACGAGAGCGGGACCAACGAGTACTGCCGCGACTGCGTCAGCGGCCGTGCCGTCGACGCCGGCGTCGGGGACCTCTCGGACGCGACCACCGCGAGCGACGGCGAGCGCGCGGTCGAGTTCGAGACGGAGTAG